The DNA sequence tgggtcggttatccagggggatgtgcagattgacgaggatgtcacataCCGTATAGGGGTGGGTGGATGAAATGGAAGTTAGCATCTGGAGTCgtgtgtgacaagaaagtgccactgatactcaaaggtaagttttatagagcagTGGTCAGACCGGCCATGTTGTgtggggcagagtgttggccagttaaaAACGCACATATCCAGGAGATAAAAGTAGcaaagatgaggatgttgaggtggatgtgcaggCACAGTAGGATGGATaatattaggaatgatgatattcaaGAGAAGGTTGGTGTGGCCCCTATCGATGACAAGatacgggaagcgaggcttagatggttcggtcATGTgcaaaggagaagcccagatgccccagtcaggaggtgtgagcggtCTGCTTTGGCGGGTTCAGGAAGAGGGAGAGGGCGACCTAAGAactattggggagaggtgatcagggaGGACATGACGCGGCTTCAGATTtttgaggacatggcccttgataggaaggtgtcgaggtcgagcattagggtggTAGGTAAGGAGGTAGTTGAGAATTTTTCTACTTCATTCCGCGTGGGAGGCTGGTCTGATAAGGTTTTGTCCTAGGTTGCTAGAGATTATTGTTGTGtccatactattcttctgttTTTCGTAGTACCGGACCTTATTCACTGGTTTTTGTTATTGCTTTTTATCCATTTTCTGGTTCTTATGATGTTGCTATTAGTCCCATGGTTCTATTGATGGTACtaatatattttctcttttagtcttcttg is a window from the Nicotiana tomentosiformis chromosome 10, ASM39032v3, whole genome shotgun sequence genome containing:
- the LOC138899922 gene encoding uncharacterized protein → MRMLRWMCRHSRMDNIRNDDIQEKVGVAPIDDKIREARLRWFGHVQRRSPDAPVRRCERSALAGSGRGRGRPKNYWGEVIREDMTRLQIFEDMALDRKVSRSSIRVVGKEVVENFSTSFRVGGWSDKVLS